The sequence GGGGAGAGCCCCGTGCCGGCGCGCACGGAGGCTGGTGACCAGGGCCGGAGCGGCCCCCGGTGGTCCGACGGGATCCGGTCGGCGAGCCCGCCGCGCGGAGTCCGCGAGCTACCGCGCCGGGCTCGCGGCCGGGCTCAGAGCGGGACCGCCGCCGGCTCGGCGATGCAGGCGGTGCCGATCCGGCGGAACCCGACCCGGGTGTAGAGCCGGGCCACGTCGTCGTCCCCGGCGGAGAGGAAGACCAGGCGGACGCCGCGGTCGAGCAGGTTGCGGGCCAGCGTCGCGGTGAGCTGGGAGGCGTACCCCCGGCCGCGCGCGGACGGCAGCGTGGCGACCCCGGCGATCTCGGCCACGTCACCGACCCGCTGGCTGGTGCCGGTGGCCAGGATGCCCTCGTCCGGCGACTCCACCACCGCGGTCTGGTAGTCCCCGCCGGACAGCATCGTCCCGACCTGCCGGGCCGCCTCGTCGCTGAGGTCCACGGCCGCCGCGGCGTCCCGCTCGGACGGCCCCGCCCCGTCGATGACCAGGGCTTTCTCCGCGATCTCCAGGGCCGAGCGATAGGCCGGCGCGGCGAAGGCGAGCCGGGCCACGGCGCGGGCCGCGCGCAGTTCGGCGGGGAACCCGGGCGTGGCGGGGTCGAGCATCCGGATCGTCGCGCCGGGTACCGGCAGGTCCGGCACCAGGGCCTGCGGGTCGAGCCGCAGCAGCGGCGCGAGCAGCACCTCCAGGCCGGCCGAGCGGGCCACCGCGAGCAGGTCCGGCGTGGTCTCGTGCACCCACTCGAAGGCCTCGGGCAGGCCCAGCTCCCGCTGCCGGGCGCGGACCGCGGTGAGGTCGGCGGCGCTCGGGGTGGCCGCGCCGGGCCGGGGCCGGGCATAGTAGGGCCAGCCCTCGCCGTCGCGGACGAAGAGCACCAGCGAGCCGATCTCCTCGGCCCGCGCCCAGGGTCGGGGCAAAGCGTCGTAGAACCGTTCGAGCCGGTCGAAGAGGTCGGAATCCACTCGTGCCATCGCGCGAGACTACCGGTCTCCGGTTCGGCTGTGCTATTCAGTTCGTCCACGCAGAGCCGAGTGTTCCGGAGCCAGGTGTGATCAATCCGTACCTGGCGGAGATCGGTGTCTTTTACCGTAGACTCGAGTGACTTTGCAGGGCCGACGTCGTCCCGACCTTGAAATGAAACACCAGAGACGACAGGAGGCCCGGTGGCATATCCGCACCCCCAGGGGTTGTACGACCCGGCGTACGAGCGTGACGCCTGTGGCGTGGCCTTTGTTGCTGACATTCATGGCCGTCGTAGCCACGACGTGGTGGCGAAGGGCCTGTCGGCGCTCATCCGCCTGGACCACCGGGGCGCGCGTGGCGCCGAGCAGAACACCGGCGACGGCGCCGGGATCATGATCCAGGTCCCGGACGAGTACTACCGCGCGATCACCGACTTCGACCTGCCGCCGGCGGGCCACTACGCGACCGGTCTGGTCTTCCTGCCGACCGACGCCGACGACGCGGCCCGCGCGATCAAGGTCTTCGAGAAGTACGCGCTCGTCGAGGGTGGCGAGCTGCTGGGCTGGCGCGACGTGCCGGTGGACCCGTCCGGCCTGGGCGCCACCGCCGAGGACGCGCGCCCGGCGATCCGCCAGGTCTTCCTGGCCGCGCACCGGCTGGTCGACTCGCCCGCCGGCCCGGCCGGTGAGCAGCTGTCCGGCCTGGAGCTGGACCGGGTGGCGTTCTGCATCCGCAAGCAGGCCGAGCGGGAGACGTCGCAGCGCGGCGTGCCGGCGTACTTCCCGTCGCTGTCCTCGCGCACCGTCACGTACAAGGGGATGCTCACCCCCGAGCAGCTCCCGGCGTTCTTCCCGGAGCTGTCCGACGAGCGGGTGAGCAGCGCGATCGCCCTGGTGCACTCCCGGTTCTCGACGAACACGTTCCCGTCGTGGCCGCTGGCCCACCCGTACCGCCTGATCGCGCACAACGGCGAGATCAACACCATCCGGGGCAACAAGAACTGGATGGCCGCGCGCGAGGCGCTGCTGGCGACGCCGAACATCCCGGGCAACATCAAGCGGCTGTTCCCGATCAACTCGCCCGAGGCGTCCGACTCGGCCAGCTTCGACGAGGTGCTGGAGCTGCTGCACCTGGCCGGCCGGAGCCTGCCGCACGCGGTGCTGATGATGATCCCGGAGGCGTGGGAGAACGACCTGGGCATGGACCCGGCGCGGCGTGCCTTCTACCGCTTCCACGCCAGCCTGATGGAGCCGTGGGACGGCCCGGCCGCGGTGGCCTTCACCGACGGCACGGTCATCGGCGCGGTGCTGGACCGCAACGGCCTGCGTCCGGGCCGCTGGTGGCACACC is a genomic window of Actinoplanes teichomyceticus ATCC 31121 containing:
- a CDS encoding GNAT family N-acetyltransferase; protein product: MARVDSDLFDRLERFYDALPRPWARAEEIGSLVLFVRDGEGWPYYARPRPGAATPSAADLTAVRARQRELGLPEAFEWVHETTPDLLAVARSAGLEVLLAPLLRLDPQALVPDLPVPGATIRMLDPATPGFPAELRAARAVARLAFAAPAYRSALEIAEKALVIDGAGPSERDAAAAVDLSDEAARQVGTMLSGGDYQTAVVESPDEGILATGTSQRVGDVAEIAGVATLPSARGRGYASQLTATLARNLLDRGVRLVFLSAGDDDVARLYTRVGFRRIGTACIAEPAAVPL